CTGAAGGCTCCTAGCAGTCCGCATGATGCCAAGGGAAACTACAAAGTTTAGCTTCACAAGTAGTAGGCTCTCGTCATGACTGATCAAGTCCTTCTTCCCGCGCTGGCCGCCGAACTGCGGGTGGTCGTCGGAAAGCTGCGGCGGCGACTGCGGCAGGAAGCGCACCTCGGCGACTTCACGCCGTCTCAGGTGGCGGCGCTGACGCACTTGGAGCGCGCGGAAGCGCTCACCGTGACCGCTCTGGCACGGGCCGAGGGCGTGCGCCCGCAGTCGATGGGGGCCACCGTCGCCAGTCTGGAAGTGCTGGGCTGCGTGAGCGGCAGCGCCGACCCCACTGATGGGCGGCAAACCCTCTGGGCGCTCACGACTTTGTTCCGCACCCGGCTCAGCGCCAGCCGAGCGGCGCGGGAAGACTGGCTCGCTGATTCGCTTCAGATGCAGTTCACGCTGCCGGAACAGGCCGAACTCGCCCGCGCCGCCGGGTTGCTGAGACGCCTCGCCGATCTGGCACACACTGCACCAGAAGGAGAACCCAAGTGTCCCTGAGCGCCGGCCAATTACAATGAGCAGCACCTTCCGCTCGTTGAAAATCCACAATTACCGTGTCTGGGCCAGTGGGGCCATCATTTCTAACATCGGCACCTGGATGCAGCGCACGGCCCAGGACTGGCTGGTGCTGACCCAGCTCACCCACCATAATGCCACCGCGCTCGGCGTCGTGACGGCGCTGCAATTCGGCCCGCAGCTGCTGCTGCTGCCGCTCACTGGACTGGCCGCCGATACCCTGGACCGCCGCCGCCTGCTGATGGCGACCCAGATGGGCCAGGGCGTGCTGGCGCTGCTGCTGGGTCTGCTGACGGTGCTGGGCCATGTGCAGCTCTGGCAGGTCTACGGCTTCGCGGCGCTGCTGGGCATCGTCACCGCTTTCGATGCCCCGGTGCGTCAGACCTTCGTCTCGGAACTGGTCAGTGAGGCCGACTTGCCCAATGCGGTGGGCCTCAACTCGACCTCGTTCAACGCGGCCCGGATGGTGGGGCCAGCCGTGGCCGGGGTGCTGATCGGCGCAGTGGGCACCGGCTGGGTCTTTCTGATCAACGCGGCCTCGTTCGCCGCCGTGATCGTCTCGCTCAGTCGGCTGCGGCTGAGTGAGCTGCGCCGCGATGAGCGGGCGGCCCGCAAGTCCGGCAATCTGCTGGAAGGCTTCGCCTACGTCCGGCAGCGCCCCGACCTGAGGGTCATTTTGCTGATGTTGTTTTTTGTCGGCACCTTCGCCATCAACTTCCCGATTTTCATTTCCACCATGTCGGTCAGCGTCTTTCACGCCGGGGCGGGTGAGTACGGGTTGCTCAACTCGGTGATGGCGGTGGGCGCGGTGGCGGGCGCGCTGCTGGCGGCCCGGCGCGACACGGTGCCGTTCGGGGTGCTGCTCAGCGGCGCGGCTGTGCTGGGCGTCGGCCTGGCCCTGGCCGCCGTGATGCCGAGCATCTGGCTGTTCGGGCTGACGCTGGTCGTCGTGGGCATCTCGGCACAGACGTTTATGAATTCCTCCAACACCATCATGCAGCTCAGCACTGAACCCGCCATGCGCGGGCGGGTCATGGCCCTGCGGCTGGCGGTGGCGCTGGGGGCCATGCCGATCGGCGCGCCGCTGCTCGGCTGGGTGGCCGACACCTTCGGCCCGCGCTGGTCGATGGGCATGGGTGCTATGTCTGGGCTGGCGGCGCTGCTGGTCGGGGTGTTTTACCTCGTCAGATACCGGCATCTGCGCGTCTGGTTGGAGGCTGGGCGCTTGAAGTTGAATATGGACCGGGAGCTGAGCCTGTGAGCGCAGACTGCGGCGCGGAGTCACCCAGCCGAAGACGCCGCCGCGCCATGCTTCCAGCCCGGCGGCTCCGCGCTACTTCCCAGCGTCTTCCCGCAGCCAGCGTGCCGCGTCGAGCGCGTGGTAGGTCATGATGGCGTCGGCTCCGGCGCGGCGGAAGGCGATCAGGGTTTCGAGCACCGTGCGCTTCTCGTCGAGCATCCCGGCGAGTGCTGCCGTCTTGAGCATCGCGTACTCGCCGCTGACGTTGTAGGCCACCATCGGCAACTCGAATTCGTCCTTGACCACCCGCATCACGTCCAGGTAAGCCAGCGCGGGCTTGACCATCAGGTAATCGGCTCCCTCGGCCACGTCCAGCCGGGCCTCGCGCAGCGCCTCGCGGTAGCCGCCTGCCGGGTCCATCTGGTAGCTGGCGCGGTCCCCCACGCTGGGGGTGCTGCCCGCCGCCTCGCGGAAGGGGCCGTAATAACCGCTGGCGTACTTGACGGCGTAGGCCATCACCGGCACGTCGCTAAAGCCTGCGGCGTCGAGCGCGGCCCGGATCGCGCCCACCTGGCCGTCCATCATGGCGCTGGGCGCGACGATATCGGCCCCAGCGCGGGCCTGCGACACGGCGGTCTGGGCCAGCAGCGGCAGGGCGGCGTCGTTGTCCACTGTCCAGCCGCCCGCGCCGTCCGGTATCAGCGGCCCGCAGTGCCCGTGATCGGTGTACTCGCACAGGCAGGTATCGGCGATGACCGTGAGTGTGGGAAACCTGGCTTTGATTTCTGTTATGGCTTTTTGCACAATGCCGCCCCCGGCGTAGGCTTCTGAGCCGTGCGGGTCTTTGTGGTCGGGGATGCCGAACAGGATGATGCTGCCGATGCCCAGGTCATGCGCTTCCTGCACTCTGGCCAGCAGTCCCGGCAGATCGTGGCGCAGCACGCCCGGCATGGTGCGAATCTCCTGGTCGCCCACGCCCTCATGGATAAACAGCGGCAAAATGAACTGCTCGGCGGAGAGACGGATTTCGCGGGTCAGGGCGCGCAGGGCGGGCGTGCGGCGCAGGCGGCGGGGACGTTGCATTTCGTCAGGCTAGCGCGGTGCTCGGCCTGGGGCGTGACGCGGCCCACCTTGGCCACTTTGGAGCAAGTGAGGTTAGTCAAGCGCTCACGAAGGTGACGAAGTGACAGGCTTGTGAAGCATTCGTCTTTATACTCTGACAGATGACCCGTTCACCCATCACCCGGCCTATCACGCTTTCCAACTGCGCCCTGCTCTCGGCGCACGGCGGCGTGCGGCTGGAGCGCGGATGCTGGCGGGGCCAGGACGTCTTCGTCAAGGCGCTGGTCGGCGGCGACGCCGAGTTCCGGCTGCGCTTTCACCATGAAGGCCGGGTGGTGCGCCGCCTGTCGCATCCGGCCCTCGTGCCGCTGCTGACCCACACCCAGGATCAACTGGTCTTTCCGTTCGTCCAGGGGTGCAGTCTGCGCGAGCTGCTCGACACCCGCCGCCTGAGCGCTGCCGAGGCCGTCAGCGTCACGCTGGGCGTGCTGAGCGCTGCCTGCGCCTTTCACCGCCAGGGCGTTACCCACCACGACCTCAAGCCGGAAAACGTGATGTTGCTGGGAGGACGTGCCTGTGCAGAGAGCGTGCGCGTAACCGATTTCGGTATGGCCTGTGACCGGACCCTGCCGGACGGTCTGCATGCTGGGACCCGCATGGGCACGCCGCAGTTCATGGCCCCGGAGCAGTTCAACGGCGTGCGCGGCGACACCCGCAGCGACCTCTACGCGGTGGCAGGGCTGCTGTTTGATTGCCTGGCCGGTGAGCCGCCGCACCCGGACGCGCTCGGCTGGCTGGTGGGACTGTCGAGCGAGTGCCTGCCGCTGCCTGGCCCAGCGGCCTTGCACCCGCTGCTGGAAAGTGCCCTGCAGCGCGACCCGGACAAACGCCCCCAGAGTGCTGAGCAGATGGCCAAGCAGTTGCGAGAAGCCTGGCAGCATGCCC
This portion of the Deinococcus rubellus genome encodes:
- a CDS encoding MarR family winged helix-turn-helix transcriptional regulator is translated as MTDQVLLPALAAELRVVVGKLRRRLRQEAHLGDFTPSQVAALTHLERAEALTVTALARAEGVRPQSMGATVASLEVLGCVSGSADPTDGRQTLWALTTLFRTRLSASRAAREDWLADSLQMQFTLPEQAELARAAGLLRRLADLAHTAPEGEPKCP
- a CDS encoding MFS transporter translates to MSSTFRSLKIHNYRVWASGAIISNIGTWMQRTAQDWLVLTQLTHHNATALGVVTALQFGPQLLLLPLTGLAADTLDRRRLLMATQMGQGVLALLLGLLTVLGHVQLWQVYGFAALLGIVTAFDAPVRQTFVSELVSEADLPNAVGLNSTSFNAARMVGPAVAGVLIGAVGTGWVFLINAASFAAVIVSLSRLRLSELRRDERAARKSGNLLEGFAYVRQRPDLRVILLMLFFVGTFAINFPIFISTMSVSVFHAGAGEYGLLNSVMAVGAVAGALLAARRDTVPFGVLLSGAAVLGVGLALAAVMPSIWLFGLTLVVVGISAQTFMNSSNTIMQLSTEPAMRGRVMALRLAVALGAMPIGAPLLGWVADTFGPRWSMGMGAMSGLAALLVGVFYLVRYRHLRVWLEAGRLKLNMDRELSL
- the hemB gene encoding porphobilinogen synthase gives rise to the protein MQRPRRLRRTPALRALTREIRLSAEQFILPLFIHEGVGDQEIRTMPGVLRHDLPGLLARVQEAHDLGIGSIILFGIPDHKDPHGSEAYAGGGIVQKAITEIKARFPTLTVIADTCLCEYTDHGHCGPLIPDGAGGWTVDNDAALPLLAQTAVSQARAGADIVAPSAMMDGQVGAIRAALDAAGFSDVPVMAYAVKYASGYYGPFREAAGSTPSVGDRASYQMDPAGGYREALREARLDVAEGADYLMVKPALAYLDVMRVVKDEFELPMVAYNVSGEYAMLKTAALAGMLDEKRTVLETLIAFRRAGADAIMTYHALDAARWLREDAGK
- a CDS encoding serine/threonine-protein kinase, whose amino-acid sequence is MTRSPITRPITLSNCALLSAHGGVRLERGCWRGQDVFVKALVGGDAEFRLRFHHEGRVVRRLSHPALVPLLTHTQDQLVFPFVQGCSLRELLDTRRLSAAEAVSVTLGVLSAACAFHRQGVTHHDLKPENVMLLGGRACAESVRVTDFGMACDRTLPDGLHAGTRMGTPQFMAPEQFNGVRGDTRSDLYAVAGLLFDCLAGEPPHPDALGWLVGLSSECLPLPGPAALHPLLESALQRDPDKRPQSAEQMAKQLREAWQHALMGERSVRNTQA